The Phycisphaerales bacterium AB-hyl4 DNA window CGTCCGAGGCAGACGAAAAACTGCGAGCCGGCGGAGTCGGGGTCGGCAGTGCGTGCCATCGAGAGCACGCCCTTTTCATGTTTGCGATCGTTGAACTCGGCGTTGACGGTCCAGCCGGGGCCGCCCGTGCCGTCGCCGCGCGGGCAGCCGCCCTGGATGACGAAGCCGGGGATGATGCGGTGGAAGGTCAGGTCGTCGTAGAAGCCGTCGTCGACGAGCTTGAGGAAGTTGTCGGCGTGGCCGGGGGCGACGTCGTTCCACAGTTCGAGCAACAGTGTGCCTTCGGACGTTTCCAGTTTGACGCGAGGGTAGTCGGGCATGTGAAATCCAGGGTCAGGAGTCAGGGAATCGTAGTCAGTTGGTGTTGTGCACGGCGACGTGCAGCTTGCGTGTGCGCGGGCCGTCAAATTCGCAGAACCAGATGCCTTGCCACGTGCCGAGCACGAGTTCGCCGTCGCGGACGAGGACGGTGACGCTTGAGCCCATCATGGAGGCTTTGACATGCGAGGCGGAGTTGCCTTCGCCGTGCCGGTAGAACGGTTGGGACCAGGGCACCATTTTATCGAGTTGAGCGAGCATGTCGTGGACGACGTCGGGGTCGGCGTTTTCGTTGATGGTGATGCCGGCGGTGGTGTGGGGCACGTAGGCGAGGGCCTGGCCGTCACGGACGCCGGCGTCGCGGACGGCCTCGCGGACGTGGTCGGTAACGTCGAGCATTTCGTCGCGTTGATGCGTTTTGACCGAATAGCTGCGCATGGCCGACATGATACGCGCTTGCGGCGGGGCTTGCAGGCGTCGGGACGTCACTTCTTATCGGCCGCGGCAGAGGGGCGGGAATTTATGCCGAAAATGCCGTCTGGGGTATTCAGTCGGGTCACGCCGTTGCCGATAGATGGGTGGATCGAGCGTTTCCTGCGTTCTTTGTGTTCCTTGAGGGAGGTACAACCATGTCGACGCCCCGTATCAGTGTGATCATTCCGTGTCGTGATGAGGTGGTTGGGCTTGAGCGAACGCTTTGCAGCGTGATCGATCAGGGCTATGAAAATATTGAATTGCTCGTCGCGGACGGCGGATCGGTCGACGGCAGCGTCGAGCTGATCGCGGAGTATGCGGAGCATATCGCGTGGTGGCATAGCGGGCCCGACACCGGCCCGGCCGACGGGGTGAACCTGGCGATGCGACACGCGACGGGCGAGATCGTCGGCATCCTCCACGCGGGCGACCTTTATCTGCCCGGCGCGCTGGAAGCCGTGATCGAACGCATGGTCGGCGAATCGCGCAGCGACTGGGTGGTGGGCCACGGTGTCCGTACCGATGGACAAGATGGCGAGCAGGGGCGATACGATGCGGTCGCGCCGGCGTCGCCGGTGTCGTTTCTCATGCATGACACGGGGCAGTTGCCGACGTCGGCAGTGTTCTATCGAAAGAGCCTGCTTGAGCGGCATGGCCCGTTCGACGTGCGGTTCCGCTTTGCCTGGAGCTATGAGATGCATGCCCGGCTGATCATCGCCAACCGTCGGCCGACGGTGGTGGGGCGATTGCTGGTGGCGCATCGCGAAGACGATCGCGACAACGACTCTATCAATCGCACACTGCGCCAGGGCATCGAGTACATCGAAGTGGCCGAGCGCTTTGGTGAGCATCTGCCAATCAAGCAGCAGTATGCCCTCTGGCGAAACACGGACGAACGTCGACGCATCTACGCGCTGGCGGAAGCGGAAATGAAATCGGGGCTGGCGAGGCGGCAATTGTGGCAGCGGCTGCTGCGTCGGCCGTGGTGGCTGGCGAGCCCGAGCTACCGCCGTATGTTGCTGCATGGCACGGACAGCCGCGATGACAAAGGCCACGATCACGACCAGACACGCCACGCGGCGTAATGCCATGAGGCTATTGAATCATTGAGTGCTCGGGTGGTTTGGTGAAGTGAAACGGGACGAGAAAGCACCTACTTTGTATAAAATCTCCGCCGCCCGTTGAAGAGCTTCGCCAAACCACCAGATCGCTCAAAATGTAAAGGTCACCTTCCCCAGCCGCGGGTGGGGCCGTCGCCGGGCAGGCCGGCGTTTTGCGGTGCACCGGCGAGGCGGGCGGTTGTGCCCATCGCGCGGAGTTGATCAAGCTGACGGGCGCCGATGCGGACGCTCATGGTGACGTCGTCGCCTTCATATCGGCGGTTAATCACACTTGCCCGATTTTCGAGAAAGTTGATCGCCTTGCCGTCGCCGGTGTGCATGGTGATGTCGAGTTGATCGAGCTGGCCGCGCACGGCTTCGCGTACGCGTTCGACGAGCTGGTCGAGGCCTCGGCCGGTCTTTGCGCTGATGGCGATGCTGTCATGGTGCTCGCTTTGAAACGCGTCGATGTCGGAGGCGTGTTCGATCGCGTCAATCTTGTTGAGTACGAGCAGACGCGGCTGCGCGTCAGCGCCGATTTCATCGAGCACTTCCATCACTGTCTCAAGTTGCTGCTTTGCGCGTGGGTGAGCCACGTCGAGCACGACCAGCAGCAGGTCGCTGTGCACAGCTTCTTCGAGGGTCGCGCGGAAACTGGCGACGAGGTGGTGGGGCAGGTCGCGGACGAAGCCGACCGTGTCCGAGAGCATGGCCGTGTCGCCGCCGCCGAGGTTCCACTTCCGCGTGCGTGTCGAGAGCGTGGCGAACAGCTTGTCGTCGGCGTAGGCTTCGCCTTCGGTCAGCGTGTTGAAGAGTGTGCTCTTGCCGGCGTTGGTATAGCCGACGAGGCCGACGGTGAAGTAGTCGAGGTTTCGCGCGGCGACTTCGCGTTCCTTACGGCCCTGGATCTGCGTGATTTCTTTTTTGAGTTCGCTCTTTTTTCGCTGCACGATGCGGCGGTCGATTTCGAGTTGCTGCTCGCCGGGGCCGCGCGTGCCGATGCCCGCCGGCGCACCGCCGACGATGCGTTCGAGGTGGGTCCACATCGCGCGGAGGCGCGGGTAGGTGTACTCAAGTTGAGCGAGCTCGACCTGAAGCTTGGCTTCGTGCGTGCGGGCGCGGGCGGCGAAGATGTCGAGGATCAGCTCGCTGCGGTCGAGCACTTTGCGTTCGACGATCTTCTCGATGTTGCCGATCTGCGAAGGCGAGAGGTCGTTGTCGAAGATGATGACGTCGGCCTTGAGTGCGCTGGCCATGTCGCGCAACGCTTCGACCTTGCCCTTGCCGACGAAGGTGCTGGCGTTGGGCTTTTGACGCTTTTGCATCAGCTCATCGACGACGACCGCGCCGGCGGTGTCGGCCAGGGATCGCAGCTCGCCGAGCGGGTCCTGCGGATCGCGGCCGTCGTCGGGCAGCAGGCCCGCGGCGAGGATCGCGCGTTCGCGCTGGACACTGAGTTGTTCACGGTTGATCTGTGTGGGCATGGTGGAACTTCGCGTATCGTGAATCGTCTCGTCAGTGTAGCGAGGGATGCGGCCTTTCGCGGCGCTTTGGTCCGGTTTTGGGGTAGACGGGTTAAAGCAGTTCGGTTAATGTTTGGGTTATGGATGAGGCGTTTGAGTATTGCGACGGCCTGCCGAACGGCCCGGTGCGTGGGCGCGGAGCGGGGCTGAATCCGGGCAACCGGTTTGAAGACGTTCGGCTACACGTCCTCGGCGAGCACCTGGACGCGGTGCTGGTGGAGCATGATGCACAGCGGCAGGTGACGACGCGCGTGCTGCGTGACCAATCGCGCACGCTGATCAACTACGTCGACCCGGCGAAGAGCCCGGACATTGGGTTTCGATGGACAATCAATCCATACCGGGGTTGTGAGCATGGCTGCATCTATTGTTACGCGCGGCCCGGCCATGAGTATCTGGGGCTGTCGAGTGGGTTGGATTTTGAGACGACGATCTTGGCGAAGCTGGACGCGCCGGCGTTGCTGGAGCGTGAGTTGGACAAGGCGACGTGGCAGGGCGAGCCGATCGTGATGGCGGGCGTGACGGATGTGTATCAGCCGATCGAGGCGAAGCTGCGGCTGACGCGGGGGCTGCTTGAGGTGATGGCGCGGTGTCGGCAGCCGGTGAGTCTGATCACGAAGAACAAGCTGATCCTCCGCGATCTCGATCTGCTGATGGAACTGGCGAAGCATGATGCTGTGCACGCGGCGGTGAGTCTGACGACGCTGGATGCGACATTGGCGCAGCGGATGGAGCCGAGGGCGAGCCATCCGCGCGATCGGCTTGAGGCGATACGGCAACTCAGCGCGGCAGGCGTGCCGGTGACGGTGATGGCAGCGCCGATCATTCCCGGGCTGAACGATCGTGAGTTGCCCGCGCTGTTGAAGGCGGCGGCGGAGGCGGGCGCGACGTCGGCAGGGTATGTGCTGCTGCGGCTGCCGTACCAGATCAAGGCGCTGTTTCTCGATTGGCTCGCGCGGCATTACCCGCAGCGGGCGGGGAAAGTCGAGAGCTTCATTCGGCAAGCACGCGGCGGCGAGTTGTATGAGGCGACGCACGGCAAGCGCATGCGCGGTGAAGGGGCGATGGCGGAACAGATCGGCGACGTGTTCCGGCTATTCAGGCGGCGGTACGGGTTGACGGGACAGCGACACGCGCTGTCGAGCGATGCGTTTGTGCGCCCGAACCGCGATGGGCAGATGTCGCTGTTTTGACGTTTAGCGCACGCTGTCCACGACGCGGCTTTGCGCGCTCCGCGCCACCGCGTGGGCGCGGGGGCTAAGCCGTTGATGCGATCACACGTCGAGGTTCTTCACGTCCAGCGCGTGCTCTTCGATGTACTTGCGGCGGGGTTCGACTTCCTCGCCCATGAGAATGCTGAACAGCTTTTCGGCTTCGCTGGCGGCGTCCCAGGTGACGCGGAGCAGGACGCGATTTTCGGGGTTCATGGTCGTGTCCCAGAGCTGGTCGGGGTCCATTTCGCCCAAGCCCTTGAAGCGTTTGATCTCCATGCCGCGCTTGCCAGCGTCGAGCACCATCGGGACGAAGTCAGCCAGGTTGACGACCGCGTCAATGTGGGGGTTGCCTTTGAGGTCGATGGTGTGCAGTTCGAAGCGGGTGGGTTCGAGTTCGCCGGTGACGGATTCTTTGCGTCCGATGGTGTAGTCGTCGGCGGAGAGGCCGACCTCATCGAGACGGGCGAGCAGTTGTTCGAGCGGTTTGACCTCGTGCAACTCGTGGCGGACGGTGCGGCGGGCGGGGGCGGGTGTTGCATTGCCGTTGGATGATTGGCCGTTGGCCGATTCGCCTGTGACACGGTCGAGTTCGGGGTCGGCTTCGTTGAGGCCATGCTTTGCGCGGAAGGCGTCTTCGTCCTGTTCGGACCAGAAGAAGTAGTCGCCGCCGACTTCGGTAAATTCGAGGCTGTGGGGGACGGCGAGGTGGATGCGGGGGAAGCGGCGTTCGCCCTTGGGGTCGTTCTCGCGGAGGGTGAGCAGGTGCCCAAACACGACGCCGCGGCGTTCGAGGGTGTGCACGAGGTCATTGACGCGTTCGAGGGTTTTGAAGAGGGCGAGCAGTTTTTCGCCGGTGATGCGCTGCTCTTCCGTGCGATCTTCGCGGAAGGCGATCAGCGCGGCCTGGTCGAGGCCGAGCTCGGTGAGCACGTTCTTCATCGTCTTTTCGTTGAGGACGAACTCGCTCTTCTTGCCGCGGGCGATCTGGTAGAGCGGCGGCTGGGCGATGAAGATGCGGTTCTGGCGAATCAGGTCGGGCATCTGGCGGAAGAAGAATGTCAGCAGCAGCGTTCGGATGTGGCTGCCGTCGACGTCGGCGTCGGTCATGATGATGACCTTGCCATAGCGGAGCTTGTCGGGGTTGAAGTCGTCGGCACCGATGCCGCAGTTCAGCGCCTGGATGATGACGCGGATTTCCTCGAAGCCGAGGATCTTGTCGAGGCGGGCCTTTTCGACGTTGAGGATTTTACCCTTGAGCGGCAGGATGGCCTGCGTGCGGTGGTCGCGGCCGGCCTTGGCGGAGCCGCCGGCGGAGTCACCTTCGACGAGGTAGATTTCGGAGTTGGCGATGTCTTTGCTGGTGCAGTCGTAGAGTTTGCCGGGCAGTCCGCCGGCGTCGAGGGCGCCCTTGCGGCGGGTGAGCTCGCGGGCCTTGCGTGCCGCTTCGCGGGCTTGCGCGGCCATGACGCCTTTCTGGACGACGCGCTTCGCGTCGTTGGGATGCTCTTCCAGCCAGGCGGTGAGGCGTTGTCCGACGCTGGTGTTGACGAAGCCTTCGACCTCGGCGTTGCCGAGCTTGGTTTTGGTCTGGCCTTCGAATTGCGGGTCGGAGACTTTGACGGAGACGATGGCGACGAGGCCTTCGCGCAGGTCGTCGCCGGTGGGTGCGGAGTCGCCCTTGAGCAGGTTGGTGTTGCGGGCGTAGGAGTTGAGTGTGCGGGTGAGGGCGGTCTTGAAGCCGGAGAGGTGCGTGCCGCCTTCGACGGTGTTGATGTTGTTGGCGAAGGTCAGCAGCGTTTCGTTGTAGGAGTCGTTGTATTGCAGGGCGATTTCGACGACGAGGCCTTGTGCTTCGTCATCGACGCGGAAGTAGATCGGGTCCTGGTGGATGACGTTCTTGCCGTCGCTGAGGGCTTTGACGAACGCGGCGATGCCTTCGGGATAGTGGAAGGTTTCGGTTTTGTTGGTCGCTTCGTTTTCGAGGGTGATGGTCAGGCCGGGGTTGAGGTAGGCCAGTTCACGGAAACGGGTGACGAGGGTGTCGTAGCGGAAGGTGATGTCGGGGAAGACTTCGTTGTCTGGCTTGAAGGTGACTTTCGTGCCGGTTTTCGTGCGTTCGCCGATGACGTGAAGTTCTTCGGAGACTTTGCCGCGTTCGAAGCTCATGGCGTAGAGCTTGCCGGCGCGAGCGATTTCGATTTCGACGTATTCGGAGAGGGCATTGACGACGGACGCGCCGACGCCGTGCAGGCCGCCTGAGGTTTTGTAGGCGTCGTGGTCGAACTTGCCGCCGGCGTGCAGGACGGTGAAGACGATTTCGACGGTGGGTCGGCCGTTGAGGTTGGGGTTGGAATGCGAGTAGGGGCCGACGGGGATGCCGGAGCCGTCGTCGGTGATGGAGCATGAGCCGTCGGCGTTGAGCTTGACGGCGATGGCGTTACAGCGGTTGGCCATGTGCTCGTCGATGGCGTTGTCGGCGATCTCGTAGACGAGGTGATGGAGGCCGCGGGCGGTGGTGTCGCCGATGTACATGCCGGGGCGTTTGCGGACGGCGTCGAGGCCTTCGAGAACCTTGATGCTGGACTCGGAGTAGTTGTGGCCGTCGGCGTTGATGGCGGGTGCGGCTTGGGGGGTCGTATTGGTGTCTTGGGAGGGCCGGTCTTCCATGCGTGAGGCTGCCTCTGCCGCGTGATTTGCGGGGAAATTGGTTGGATGCCCGGCCGAAAAGACGCGGTCTGACCCGGCCAGGCCAAGACAGGTATTTTAGCCGAAAAAGGGGTGTTTCGCCACTCGCGAGATGGGCTGAGCAGGGGGGCACCCACGGATGGAATCCGTGGACTTCGATTGCAGGGCGCCGTGGTTGATGGGGGGATTCGTGTTAAACGGAGGCGGCACGCCAGATTCGAGCCTGGCGGGGGGGGAGGGTGAGGGTGCTGGTGGGTTTGGCGGCGGCGAGTTCCTGCCAGGGACCGGGCGGGAGCTTGAGGGTGGCGGGGGCGAGGTCGACCGCTGTGTCGGCGAAATTGGCGAGCACGAGGTAGCGGTGGTTGTCGAGGCCGCGGAGGAACACGCCGCGCAGCCGATGGCCGTCGGCGTCGTGCTGGATGGTGCGGTCGATGTGGCGGTCGGCGAAGAGGCGGGTGGCGGCGGCGTCGACGCTGGCGAGGGCGGCCCAGCCGACGTCGAGCATGACGCTGTCAGGGCTGAAGGACTGGGTGGCGGTCTGGCAGTGCCAGTTGAACTGCTCGACGTGCAGCGAGCGGAGGTAGGGGAGGCTGCCGGCTTGCGGTTGAGCGAATCGGCGGAGGGTGAGGCTGTTTGCGCCGTAGAGGCCGACGACGCCGAGGCGATCGTCGATGTTGGCCCATCGGCTGTTGAGCGATTCTTCGGCGTCGCGTTTCGGCGGGCTTTGGAGCGTGCTCTGGCCGACGGCGGTGGTGAGGCGACGTTGGCGGTCGTTGTATAGGTCGTTGATCAGTTGGAGGCCGAGGCCGCGGACCTCGGCGGCGAAGGCTCGCTTGTCGCAGGTGCGGGCGTACTGGAGGCCGACGAGGGTGTGGCCGTCGGGCAGTGCGGCGAAGGCGAGGTCGTGGTCGGCGAGGTCACTGCCTTGCCAGCCGTCTTTGAGGGTGAGGTTGACGCCTTCGCGGACGCGAGCGAGGGTGGCGAAGCCGGCGTCGTAGGGTTGGATGTGGTGGGCGGTGGTTTTGCGATAATTGGCGGAGCCGGCGGTGATGTTGTCGTCATCGCCGACGAATCGGATTCGGCCGGTGAGGTTGTATTGCCAATCGGACATGGCGCCGTCGTCGGGCGGCTGGCAGATGGCTTGCGTGCCGGAGTGGGCATGCCATGCGACGGAGGCGAATCGGGTGGGGCTGCGGTGGACGGCGTCGCCGTGCTCGGGCTCATGCCACGTGCCTGCGAGCGAGGCTTCGTAGCCGGGGTCGGCGAGTTCGCGCTGCGGCTGAGTCGGTTGGGTGAGCGGGGCGTAGGCGATGAGCTGGCTGAGTGCGCAGGCGCGGTCGGATTCGAGGCGGGTGTAGTAGTAGGGGCTGGCCTGGGCGAGGTGAGCGAGGCGTTTGCCGTAGAACGAGCCGTCGTCGTTGTCGTCGGCTTCGCGCTGTATGAGCTGGATCTGTGCGTCGAGCAGCGCGGCGGCGTAGGGCTCGTCGAAGCATTCGGCGGCGTAGAGCAGGGTGGGGACAAGGAATTCCTGGCAGTAGGCATAGCGGACGCGGCTGTCGCCGCCGATGCGGGCGAGTCGGCCGTCGGCGAAGACGAGCTTGCGGACGACCTGCCAGAGTTCGCGTTGTCGGTGGTGGAGGCTTTCGGGCGTGGGCTTGCCGAGCGTCTTGAAATCGAAGTGGAGCATGGCCGCGTTGGACTGGCAGATGACCATGTAGCCGACGTTGGAGTAGCCGTGGTGGTCGAGGGCGTAGTGGTCGAAGAAGCTTGCGCCGACGAAGCGGTCGCGGACGGGCTTGCCGGCGACGATGGTTTCGTTGTGCTCGTCGGCGGCGATGCTGACGCCGTTGATGAGAAACTGGTGGGCGCGCTCGCGGAAGGCGTCGGCGTCGGGCAGGTCGGGGTAAAGCTCGGCGACACGCCAGAGGAAGCAGCCGTTCCAGATGTTCGACTCCGGGTCGTTCATGCCGGTGTGAGCCCAGCGGTGGGCGCAGATGCCTTTGTGTTTGCCTCGGCCGTAGTCGTTCAGCAGGTAGTCGGCTTCGCTGAGCAGGACGCGGCGCCATGCGGCGCGGTCGGCGTCGGTGAGGTGCGGTTCGAGGGCGGGCATGACGTGCATCATGCGTTCGATGGCGAGGGCGGTGATCCAGGTCTGGCCCCATCGGTTGCCGTCGGTGAGGGTGACGTCGGGGTAGTCGCCGGGCTCGTTTTCGCTGGCTTTGTGGCTGGCGAGCGTGAAGCGAAAGGCGGCGAGGGCACGTTGGAGGGCACGGTCGCGTTTGATGTGTGCGGGGGTGTCGTCGGCGTTGGCGAGGGTGGCCATGGCGGCGACGTACTTGAGGTTGGTGTGGAGGCCCCAGTGGTTGTAGCCCGTGCCGTAGCAGCCGAGGTCGGGCTGGTCGGGGATGTCGTACCACCATTTTTCGCTGGCCTGTGCCCAGCGTGCGAGCAGGCGGAAGGCGGGTTCAAGGTTGAAGGCGGCGGTGCGATTGGCGTCGGCGTTGGACTGGGTCATGCGGAGAGCTCTGCGGAATCGAGCCAGAGGGTGACGGGCCCGTCGTTATGGATTTCCACGTCCATCATGGCGGCAAATCGGCCGGTTGCAACATGGCGGACGCCGAGGGCTTTGAGGCGTTCGGCGAAATAATCGACGAGCGGCTCGGCGTCGGCGGGGTCTGCGGCGTGGATGAAGCTGGGGCGTCGGCCTTTGCGGGCGTCACCAAAGAGGGTGAACTGTGAGACGACGAGGGCGTCGCCGACGACGTCGAGGAGGGAGCGGTCGAATCGGCCGCGGTCATCGGGGAACAGGCGGAGGTTGACGATTTTCTCGGCGAGGCGGTCGGCCTCGGCGCGGGTGTCGCCCTGGCCGACGCCGACGAGCAGGACGTAGCCTAGGCTGATCTGGCCGAGGGTGTCGCCGTCGACGGTGACCGACCCTTGGCTGACGCGTTGGAGCAGGACACGCATGGGGGAGGCTCGGGAGCGAGGTGACGGTTGGGGATGGAGCGCGCCCGTTGTGGGGGGGCGGGCGCGCTCCGCTGCGCTTCGCGGCTAAGTTGGCGTGCGTTCGTTCGTGTGCAAACTGTGGTTCCGGTCGCGTCGGCCGGGTCAGTTGGAGACGCGGCTGAGGTAGTCGCCCGCTTCGGTGTTGACGCGGATGACGTCGCCGATGTTGATGAAGGCGGGGACCTTGGTTTTCAGGCCGGTTTCGAGCGTGGCTTCTTTGAGCTGGTTGGTGACGGTCGCGCCTTTGATGCCCGGGGGCGTGTCGGTGACTTCAAGGTCGACGGCGGCGGGGAGGTCGACGCTGATGACGTTGCCGTTGTAGACCAGGCCGGTGATCTGGCTGTTGGGCTTGACGTAGAGGAGGCTGTCGCCGAGCACGTCGGTGGGGATGGTGTGCTGCTCGTAGGACTCGTTGTCCATGAACACGGCGCCGGTGGCGTCGGAGTAGAGGTACTCCATGTCGCGTTTGTCGAGGTTGATCTGGTCGACGTCTTCGCTGGAGCGGAAGCGTTTTTCGATGGTGCCGCCGGAGACGAGGTTTTTGAGCTTGACCTGGGCGTAGGCGGGGCCTTTGCCGGGCTTGACGTGGTCGTAGCTGGTGACGAGGAAGATCTGGCCGTCCATGTTGATGGCCATGCCGGGGCGTAGGTCCTGGGACTTCACGATAGCTGCTCCTGAGGGCGTTGTGGTGTTTCTTCGGATGGTGATGACGATTCAGCGAGCCGGGCATTATCGCGGAATCGGGGAGAATTATCAAAAATCAGATTGCCGCCCCTTGATCCGGGGGATGTGGCATGGAAAATCCCCGCGAGGCGTCGCAGTTCAAGAAGCTTGCGAGCCGTTGGGGTCGGGCGTTCAGGCGTGGGCGCATGATGCGGGGTAGATGCGGGACATGCTTAATAATGTTCGCCCGCTGACAAGGCGTGAACTGACGTTGCTGTTGCTGATCGTTTTCGCAGGCGTGGGCTTGCGTGCGGTGCATATGCCGCAGACCCGGTTGTGGGTCGACGAGGCGGAGTCGGCGATCAACGCGTTGACGATTCTCGAGCACGGCTACCCGGTCGATACGTATCAGGGCCTGCCGAAGTATGAGAACGTGCTGATTCGGCCGTGGGAGGATCATCCGGAGTACGAGTTTCGGGATGTGAGTTACTCCAGCCGGGGTGTGCCGGTGTATCACGCCTGGCTGCCGATGTATGCGATGGCGGGCAGTATGAAGGCGATGGGCGTTCGGCCGGACCCGGTGCACGAGACGCCGCGCGTGCTGCATTCGGCGGATGACATGCGATTGCGCACCGTCGCGGCGCGGCTGCCGGGGCTGGTGTTCTCGGCGGTGTTTTTGTTTTGCATGTTTCAGCTTGGCCGACGGATGGGCGGCGAGGCGGCGGGGTGGGCGGCGCTGGTGATCTGCGCGTTTGCCGCGACGAACGTTTATCTGGGTGTGCAGGCGAGGTACTACTCGGCGACGCTGGCGTTCACGGCGATGAGCCTGTTGTGCTTGTGGCTTGTTCTGCATCGTGGGCGCTGGCGTGATTTCGCACTGGCGGGGTTGGCGTTGAGTCTGCTGTTTCATACGCACATTCTCTCGGCGTTCATCGCGGCGGTGATGTTCGCGGTGACGTCGCCGTGGATGCTTCGACATGAACGTGTGCTGGCGAAGCTTGTGCTCTGCGGTGGGATGCTGACGGTCGCGGCGCTGCCTTGGATTGTGCTCACCGATTTTCTCGGCACGGCCACGGGGCTGCCGAGGGCACGGGAGTTGATGGACCTGCCGCGCGATCTGTTCGCGTTTCCGCTCGATCGGCCGTTGGTTTTTTCGGTGTTGATGTTCGGGCTGTTGGCGGCGGTGGCGAGTTGGTTGCTGCGTCATCGGCTGCCGTTGCGGTTTCTTGAGCCGTTTCATCGGAGCATGCCCGCGTACATGCTGTTGGCGGTGTGGAGCGTGACGGCGTATCTGGCGTTTACTTTGTTGATTCCCGCAGCAAGTTATTTCACGCAGCGACTGTCGTTGATGTTGCAGGTGCCGGTGTTCCTGTTGATGGCGATGGTTTTTGTGCACATGGCGGCGATGATCGTGCCGCGTTATGCGGGGTTGTTGGCGTGTGCGGGGCTGTTGCTGCTGTTGGCGACGACGGATCGCCTGGCGTTGCCGCATGAAGCATGGGGAAAGAATTCGGGGCCGATGGCGGCGCTGGTAAATCGGCTGAGCCTGGAGACGTTCGAGCCTGGCACGCGGATTTATTCGACGCCGAACAGTCACTTTGTTGTGGCGTATTACACGGGTTTGCCGGTGCAGAGCGTGGCGCCGGTGCGGCGGTCTTTTTTGAATGAGTATGACGGGCCGATCGTGCTCGTGGAGTTTACGGACGTGCCCCCGCGGCCGCGCGAGCGCGTGCTGGAACGCGATGCCGAGTCGGCAGGGCGTTCGCTTTCAAGCGACGAAATTGATCAGGCGATACGACAGATTCAGATTCATTTGATGCGCGATCAATGGGCGTCGCGGGTTGGCGAACTTGGCCCGCAGCTTGACCCGCCGCCTGAGTGGTTGAATGCCAGCGTGGAAGACGTGCGGCGACGGTGGGACCTGAACATTCGGCGCGACACGCGCCGGTATAGCCACGTGCTCGTGTTCCGCGGCTACACGGTTCGGCATTACCCGGACTGGTGGCAGACGTTTTTCTATCGGTTCGTCGAGCCGGAGCAGCGGATGGGGGAGAACGTCAACTATGCCGAGCGTATCCGTCACGGGCGTTCGATCATGATGCCGCACGTTGGATGCGTGCTGCATCTGGCTGACCAGCCTGTGCCCGAGGCCCGGCTCGCGGCGGACGACGTGAATGATGAATAACGAGTCGGTCGGCCGGATGCGTTTGCAGACAAGTTCGAAAACACCACGAAATGAAAATGGAGTTTTAACATGGTGGCGACGACAGTCACACGGAAGCAGACCGGTCAGCACGATACAGACGTCGACAACGAGCAGGGGAAAGACGCCGTGGAACTGTCGATTGTGATGCCTTGCCTGAACGAATCGCGGACGCTGCCGGTGTGCATCGGCAAGGCGCAGCGGTTCATGGCGGAGTATGGCGTGGTGGGCGAGATCGTCGTCGCGGACAACGGCAGTACGGACGGCTCGCAGAAGCTCGCGGCCGATCTGGGGGCGCGCGTGGTGCATGTGAAAGCGAAGGGCTACGGCGCGGCGCTGGCGGGGGGGATCGAAGCGGCGCGGGGGGAGTACGTCATCATGGGCGACAGCGATGACAGCTACGACTTTTCCGCGCTTGCGCCATTCGTGGGCGAGTTGCGGCAAGGGTATGACCTGGTGATGGGCAACCGCTTTGCCGGGGGTATTGCGGATCGAGCGATGCCGCCGATGCATCGCTACTTCGGCAACCCGGTGCTGAGCTTCATCGGCAGGCTGTTTTTCAAAAGTCGATGCGGTGATTTTTACTGCGGTCTGCGGGGGTTTCGCAAAGATGCTTACGAGCGGATGAAGCTTCAGTCGTCGGGGATGGAGTTTGCACTGGAGATGCTGGTTAAGGCGACGATGTTCGGCATGAAGGTGACGGAAGTGCCGACGACGCTTTCGCCTGACGGTCGAGGGCGCGAGCCGCACCT harbors:
- the gyrB gene encoding DNA topoisomerase (ATP-hydrolyzing) subunit B; the protein is MEDRPSQDTNTTPQAAPAINADGHNYSESSIKVLEGLDAVRKRPGMYIGDTTARGLHHLVYEIADNAIDEHMANRCNAIAVKLNADGSCSITDDGSGIPVGPYSHSNPNLNGRPTVEIVFTVLHAGGKFDHDAYKTSGGLHGVGASVVNALSEYVEIEIARAGKLYAMSFERGKVSEELHVIGERTKTGTKVTFKPDNEVFPDITFRYDTLVTRFRELAYLNPGLTITLENEATNKTETFHYPEGIAAFVKALSDGKNVIHQDPIYFRVDDEAQGLVVEIALQYNDSYNETLLTFANNINTVEGGTHLSGFKTALTRTLNSYARNTNLLKGDSAPTGDDLREGLVAIVSVKVSDPQFEGQTKTKLGNAEVEGFVNTSVGQRLTAWLEEHPNDAKRVVQKGVMAAQAREAARKARELTRRKGALDAGGLPGKLYDCTSKDIANSEIYLVEGDSAGGSAKAGRDHRTQAILPLKGKILNVEKARLDKILGFEEIRVIIQALNCGIGADDFNPDKLRYGKVIIMTDADVDGSHIRTLLLTFFFRQMPDLIRQNRIFIAQPPLYQIARGKKSEFVLNEKTMKNVLTELGLDQAALIAFREDRTEEQRITGEKLLALFKTLERVNDLVHTLERRGVVFGHLLTLRENDPKGERRFPRIHLAVPHSLEFTEVGGDYFFWSEQDEDAFRAKHGLNEADPELDRVTGESANGQSSNGNATPAPARRTVRHELHEVKPLEQLLARLDEVGLSADDYTIGRKESVTGELEPTRFELHTIDLKGNPHIDAVVNLADFVPMVLDAGKRGMEIKRFKGLGEMDPDQLWDTTMNPENRVLLRVTWDAASEAEKLFSILMGEEVEPRRKYIEEHALDVKNLDV
- the dtd gene encoding D-aminoacyl-tRNA deacylase, whose product is MRVLLQRVSQGSVTVDGDTLGQISLGYVLLVGVGQGDTRAEADRLAEKIVNLRLFPDDRGRFDRSLLDVVGDALVVSQFTLFGDARKGRRPSFIHAADPADAEPLVDYFAERLKALGVRHVATGRFAAMMDVEIHNDGPVTLWLDSAELSA
- the efp gene encoding elongation factor P, translated to MKSQDLRPGMAINMDGQIFLVTSYDHVKPGKGPAYAQVKLKNLVSGGTIEKRFRSSEDVDQINLDKRDMEYLYSDATGAVFMDNESYEQHTIPTDVLGDSLLYVKPNSQITGLVYNGNVISVDLPAAVDLEVTDTPPGIKGATVTNQLKEATLETGLKTKVPAFINIGDVIRVNTEAGDYLSRVSN
- a CDS encoding ArnT family glycosyltransferase, with protein sequence MLNNVRPLTRRELTLLLLIVFAGVGLRAVHMPQTRLWVDEAESAINALTILEHGYPVDTYQGLPKYENVLIRPWEDHPEYEFRDVSYSSRGVPVYHAWLPMYAMAGSMKAMGVRPDPVHETPRVLHSADDMRLRTVAARLPGLVFSAVFLFCMFQLGRRMGGEAAGWAALVICAFAATNVYLGVQARYYSATLAFTAMSLLCLWLVLHRGRWRDFALAGLALSLLFHTHILSAFIAAVMFAVTSPWMLRHERVLAKLVLCGGMLTVAALPWIVLTDFLGTATGLPRARELMDLPRDLFAFPLDRPLVFSVLMFGLLAAVASWLLRHRLPLRFLEPFHRSMPAYMLLAVWSVTAYLAFTLLIPAASYFTQRLSLMLQVPVFLLMAMVFVHMAAMIVPRYAGLLACAGLLLLLATTDRLALPHEAWGKNSGPMAALVNRLSLETFEPGTRIYSTPNSHFVVAYYTGLPVQSVAPVRRSFLNEYDGPIVLVEFTDVPPRPRERVLERDAESAGRSLSSDEIDQAIRQIQIHLMRDQWASRVGELGPQLDPPPEWLNASVEDVRRRWDLNIRRDTRRYSHVLVFRGYTVRHYPDWWQTFFYRFVEPEQRMGENVNYAERIRHGRSIMMPHVGCVLHLADQPVPEARLAADDVNDE